In Paenibacillus sp. J23TS9, a single genomic region encodes these proteins:
- a CDS encoding FadR/GntR family transcriptional regulator: protein MGKIQKILLHEQVSQEIQSYIQENELKEGDKLPSVEEMTQMFGVGRSSLREALRSLEAVDLVKVENGKGIFVRDVDMFRFSGKVKIESERHFLLNTLDVRRALEGQAVALASKRITAPQIKELEQCLEKYRLLKEANQDTSEIDLVFHQLVIKAANNPILKTVLDSISGLYAKFFNEPLGDKQLFDETYPYHITMFKGIAAHDTEYAMEEFHKLMNCIEEKIKNF, encoded by the coding sequence ATGGGGAAAATTCAGAAAATTTTACTGCACGAACAGGTCTCGCAAGAGATACAGAGCTACATACAGGAAAATGAATTAAAAGAGGGAGATAAGCTTCCTTCCGTTGAAGAGATGACCCAGATGTTCGGTGTCGGACGATCTTCGCTTAGGGAGGCTCTACGTTCTCTGGAGGCAGTAGATCTTGTAAAGGTAGAAAACGGGAAGGGAATCTTTGTCCGGGATGTAGACATGTTCCGCTTTTCCGGCAAAGTAAAGATTGAGAGCGAACGCCACTTTTTGTTGAATACCCTTGATGTCCGCAGAGCTTTGGAAGGTCAGGCTGTCGCATTGGCTTCGAAACGAATTACAGCCCCGCAGATCAAAGAACTGGAACAATGTCTAGAAAAGTACCGGCTTCTGAAAGAAGCCAATCAAGATACTTCCGAGATCGATTTGGTGTTTCACCAGCTTGTGATTAAAGCCGCTAACAATCCGATTCTTAAGACGGTACTGGATTCCATTTCCGGGTTGTATGCGAAATTCTTTAACGAACCTCTGGGCGATAAGCAGCTATTTGACGAGACCTATCCTTACCATATTACGATGTTCAAGGGGATTGCCGCTCATGACACGGAATACGCGATGGAAGAGTTTCATAAGCTGATGAATTGTATTGAGGAGAAAATCAAAAATTTTTGA